The following coding sequences are from one Panicum hallii strain FIL2 chromosome 5, PHallii_v3.1, whole genome shotgun sequence window:
- the LOC112894536 gene encoding UDP-glycosyltransferase 73C5-like: MAGLHFLLVPLVAQGHIIPMVDLACLLAGRGARATVVTTPVNAARNRAVVESARRAGLDVELAEIAFPGPRLGLPEGMENIDMVVEREHFMPFFESVWKMDAPLEEYVRSLPRLPDCLVADSCNPWAAGVCARHGIPRLVLHCPSAYYLLAMRNLSKHGVYDRVADDLETFEVPDFPVRAVGSKATFRGFFQWPQLENFQRDVFEAEATADGLLINTFRDIEGVFVDCYAAALGRKTWAIGPTCASGLDADAMAGRGNHADVDAGHIVSWLDARPPSSVLYISFGSIAHLPAKQLIELGRGLEASGRPFVWAVKEAKCNADVRAWLAEGLEERVRDRGLLVRGWAPQVTILSHPAVGGFLTHCGWNAALEAIAHGVPVLTWPNFADQFSSERLLVDVLDVGVRSGVTVPAMNLPPEADGVQVPSAGVEKAVAELMDEGPEGAARRARAKEMAAKAKAAVEEGGSSYADLTDMIRHVAELSGKRSHDHERDASARALPAAPELVGSKSSDKVEAGAALSVRS; this comes from the coding sequence ATGGCGGGGCTGCACTTCCTTCTCGTGCCGCTGGTGGCGCAGGGCCACATCATCCCGATGGTGGACCTGGCGTGCCTCCTCGCcggccgcggcgcgcgcgccacggtggtCACCACGCCCGTCAACGCCGCTCGCAATCGGGCCGTCGTCGAGAGCGCCAGGCGCGCGGGGCTCGACGTCGAGCTCGCCGAGATCGCGTTCCCGGGCCCGAGGCTCGGGCTGCCGGAGGGGATGGAGAACATCGACATGGTGGTGGAGAGGGAGCACTTCATGCCCTTCTTCGAGTCCGTCTGGAAGATGGACGCGCCGCTGGAGGAGTACGTGCGGTCGCTGCCCCGGCTCCCGGACTGCCTCGTCGCCGACTCGTGCAACCCGTGGGCGGCGGGGGTGTGCGCCCGCCACGGCATACCGCGCCTGGTGCTGCACTGCCCGTCGGCCTACTACCTCCTCGCCATGCGCAACCTGTCCAAGCACGGCGTGTACGACCGCGTCGCCGACGATCTGGAGACGTTCGAGGTGCCGGACTTCCCGGTGCGCGCCGTCGGTAGCAAGGCCACGTTCCGGGGTTTCTTCCAGTGGCCGCAACTGGAGAATTTCCAGCGTGATGTGTTCGAGGCTGAGGCCACCGCCGATGGCCTGCTCATCAACACGTTCCGAGACATCGAGGGCGTCTTCGTCGACTGCtacgcggcggcgctcggccggAAGACGTGGGCCATCGGGCCGACTTGCGCCTCCGGCTTGGACGCGGACGCgatggccggccggggcaacCACGCGGACGTCGACGCCGGCCACATCGTGTCGTGGCTCGACGCCCGGCCGCCGTCGTCCGTGCTGTACATCAGCTTCGGCAGCATCGCGCACCTGCCGGCGAAGCAGCTCATCGAGCTCGGCCGCGGCCTCGAGGCGTCGGGGCGGCCGTTCGTCTGGGCCGTCAAGGAGGCCAAGTGCAACGCCGACGTGCGGGCGTGGCTCGCCGAGGGGCTCGAGGAGCGCGTCAGGGACAGGGGCCTCCTCGTCCGGGGCTGGGCGCCGCAGGTGACCATCCTCTCGCACCCCGCGGTGGGCGGCTTCCTGACGCACTGCGGGTGGAACGCGGCGCTGGAGGCCATCGCCCACGGCGTGCCGGTGCTGACGTGGCCCAACTTCGCCGACCAGTTCTCCAGCGAGCGGCTGCTCGTGGACGTCCTCGACGTCGGCGTCAGGTCCGGCGTCACGGTGCCCGCCATGAACCTGCCCCCGGAGGCCGACGGGGTGCAGGTGCCGAGCGCCGGCGTGGAGAAGGCGGTGGCCGAGCTGATGGACGAGGGCCCCGAGGGGGCCGCGAGGCGGGCGCGGGCCAAGGAGATGGCGGCGAAGGCGAAGGCAGCCGTGGAGGAAGGCGGGTCGTCGTACGCCGACCTGACCGACATGATCCGCCACGTCGCGGAGCTCAGTGGGAAGAGGAGCCACGACCACGAGAGGGACGCGAGCGCGAGGGCCCTGCCCGCTGCGCCGGAGCTTGTTGGGAGCAAGAGCAGCGACAAGGTAGAAGCCGGCGCTGCCCTGTCAGTGCGGTCCTAG